Genomic DNA from Coffea arabica cultivar ET-39 chromosome 7e, Coffea Arabica ET-39 HiFi, whole genome shotgun sequence:
CGCCAATTTCTTTTATCGATCATAAAAAGCAAGTGAACTTCTAGGATCTAAAGTTGGTGGTGCTCAGTCAGAATCTCCGGCAATACTTGGTTCAACAGGTACCGCAGACCAACCTCATGTGTCATGTGAATATGACTTGatttattatatttaattagtaTTAGTTTATTAGTTGATTATGGTGATTTAAATGATTACTATTACATCAGTAGTTTATTACCTTTAATTAGTGttaatttattacatttgattAGTATTtaaattagtttaattagtaATAGTTTATTAATTAATAGTGTTATTAGcattaattatattacatcTTCCTGTTGAAGGATTGATTGAATGTCAGACCAGAAATAGTAACAATAAGCAATAGTACAAGTACTATTTAGTAAATagtattaaaaataaaaaatagtaatAGTAAATAGTAACAGTAAAAAAaagtaacaataataataatagtaatagtgTTATTagtattaattatattacatcTTCTTTGCCACTTGATTGCATTTTGCACTTCACGTTCACTTGAAATCAACTTCGTATcatcaaaaatcatccaaatatattTTCACTTTGCTCCAATTGattatttaatcattaatacctacaaaaatatgaatttttgAGCAGTTAAattcatagaaatgcaattttcttaGTTAAACCACAAAATACAAAATTCACTAGAAATCTAGTTATTTAACTCTTATAATGActaaaacacataaaaaaaggagtaataaaatacaataaaaatatgcaaattaagcATTTATCAATATGGCTTGTTTGAAAAACATTCTACAGCTAGCTAAGGGTAAATAACCAATATGTGGTTTGAGAATTCTAATCACAATCTCTAGATATTTAAACTCTACCTTTTTGCCTTattgtaattttttgaaaagtaagtCAAtgtcaaactaaaaaaaataattgttaCCTTATTATGTAGCTCGTTATTAGAAGAACTTTAGAAGTAACGTTACAAGAACTTTAGAAGTAAAATATATACAGACCATTTGTACAAGATTAAATATCAACATTTTTGTTGCTAATTTACTATTAATAGTTCCCATAATATTGCATGATGCTAGCTTGGTCATATGTTAAAATTAAATTAGATATAAAGAATATATAGGCCAATTCTACAAGATTAAAGATCAACGTATTTGTTGCTAATTTGCTACTCCATTAATAGTTCTAATAGACAAATGCCTGGGCACTGAATTTAACTAACCCCTTCTATTTATATAACCTTTTCAAAACCGACATCCTATAAAAGTCAAAACTCCAACCACTATCAGCACTACATGTTTCCTCGGAGGGCGCCGTTTTTGGAGATCCAACGCAAAAATCAGTTACTAcaaaacgtgcaaaatatcctacTTTTCTTGAAGAAACTGCTGAAATGGAGGAAGAGAATCACTAAACAAATGTTTGTTGATTGATGGATTCAATTTATGCATATGGAAAGCCAAACCAATGCCGACTTCTACATTACTCTTCTCCATGTGCTCTCCATTCACACACTTTCAGTCAAGTGCTATACAGTACAGACTACTGTGTGTTGTGTGTGTAATCTATAAATGCAATGGCATCCACGAGGCCTGCCTTGTACTTTTCAATCTGTCATTCATTGAATCTCAAGAAACTGAGAGCCTTTATGATCTCACATTAAGATCATAAATACCACAGCTTCCTTCTTGAACCTATACATTGATTTTTTGTACATATATGTGCTAGATAATATACGAATTTACCGCTATAGGTATTACTTCTTTAAGGAAATTGAAAAGGAGATCAGGGCTTCTGAAGATGGAAAAATATGAAGTCATGAAGGACCTTGGAGCTGGGAATTTTGGGGTGGCAAGGCTAATGAGGCACAAGGAAACCAAAGAGTTGGTTGCTATGAAATATATCGAACGTGGACGTAAGGTTcgtcttctttatttttatttttttatttttaaaatttttttgtttgtttcgtCTTGGTTAAAATTACAGTATTTTATTCATTAATCCTTTTggtcctttttctttgttttaaaaatttgtgttacaagaatatagttttctgattccagtttatatatatatatatataatatatatatatatatatcctgtaGATTGATGAAAATGTGGCAAGGGAAATTATTAATCATAGATCTCTTCGACACCCCAACATAATTAGATTCAAAGAGGTATGCAAATATATGCGACCTATTTATTTAAATGTAGAAACTATCTATGTTTATCTAATTTagtgttcttttctttttaagccCAATCTATGACTAATTTTAGAGTTTTGTtttcctcctctttcttttAAATATGTCTGCATGTTTAGGTGATTTTGACACCAACCCATCTGGGAATTGTGATGGAATATGCAGCTGGTGGAGAACTCTTTGATCGAATTTGCACAGCTGGTAGATTTAGTGAAGATGAGGTTATATTGATGCCTTTTCCTCCTTTTATTTCACCCCTtgtttcacattttttttatttcacgtGCAGTCTTGATCTAAATTTCACATTTCCTGTTGCACTACTTGGTATTCTAACTTGACATGTAGTCAATAAATTGTTACTGAATTTATTGAATTCTGGTTACTTTCTCTCTGCACATCCAGAAATAATTCATCTTACTAGTTGTAGAAACACACGCACAGAGAATAAGGCTTATCTTGGCAagtcaacattttttttttaaataaggattaatcttacaaacattgatagtgtatacacttttactattaaatacatgacacataattcaaatttgaatttgagacccaaattttgcatatgtgtcATGCATCCAGTCGTGATACTGTATatattgtcagtgtatataagatttactttaAAAATAATACATTTATTTCCATGTCTTCCAACTACTTTATCGTCTAACTCAATTTcaagtttttgtgaaatatATACATGAATTATTTCTAGATTATAACTAAAGCCCCATTTTTTTTGGATCCATCTCACATCAATAACCCTACCTCTACCACTtattatgtgtgtatatatatcgTCTAtatctaatttttgttttatttttatgttttttgtgCTCAGGCTAGGTATTTCTTTCAACAGTTGATCTCTGGAGTTTGTTATTGTCACGCAATGGTAAGTGGACAAGTATGTTTTGCTAGATGCATACGTTATTTTATATCATCAATGAACGATTTGAGAAAAGGAATTATGTTAATGTGCATCAGTCTTGAAATCTTGCAGCAAATATGTCATAGGGATTTGAAGCTGGAAAATACACTGCTAGACTCAAGTCCAGCACCACGCCTCAAAATTTGTGATTTTGGTTACTCCAAGGTTCGTTGAACTTAATTATGTaatccctcaaaaaaaaaaaaaattaattatgcaAACACCCCTTACCCCAACCCGCtgccccaaaaagaaaaaaaggaagaagaaaaaactgAAAAACATATGGAAATAAAATATTAGTACAAGCTTAGTCCTTTGGTATCTAAAAACTCTGCTTTTTcagaaataaaaatagaaaacaaaatacCATTTTGCTCTTTTGAAGTTTAAGGATTTTAATATCCTAAGCCACAACTTATGCTTTACTGTATAATTGTGGCGAATTGCGTAGTACATTTATAAACCTTTCAACATTATTACGATTTCGGTTAATAATCCTTAATTGACCATTTGAAGttttctaaataaaaaatttcatccagctaatgatatgaaaattttatcaaacaataactcttctcaaacaaaataaaactcTACTCCCCCATTGGTTTGAGTGTTGAACAAATTGGTTCCTAACGTTTCAATTAAGATACATTCAAGTCCCTCAAGCACTCAACTTTGTCCAAATTATGAAAATTAATGTTGTTACTCTCAATTTGGAAACGCAATCACTCCTAGCAGGAAGGCAGGGGGAATAAGCAGCTTCTCCAATGAACATCAATGGTTGTTTGTAAGATCAATTCGTGATCATACAAGAATTTCTTTGGATGTGGTGATTGAGAGTCAATCAAGTGTGACAAAGTCTGGCTAAAgttgaaattccagaaattagAAGTTTTGgattctaatttttttatttctttcccgTTTCTTAAATCTCACATCTCTCTTGCAACAAAATTTCTAATTCCCTTGTCCATTTCAAGCTGCTTTGGATGTAATTTGATTCTTTTACAGTCATCTGTGTTGCACTCAAGACCCAAGTCGACAGTTGGAACCCCAGCTTACATAGCCCCCGAGGTTCTCTCTCGTCGAGAATATGATGGCAAGGTAATTTCTTTTATGATCACTAGTTTTGTACTCAGTGAATGATTCAGACACTCAGTggtgattctttttttaaagaGGTACAATATTAATGCATATACTATAGTTATTCATCTTTAGTCCACAACTAATGCATAGGACTGTCAATGGGATTGAACAAGTTCGAAATCagctcgtttttttttttttttttttttttttttttttttttatcaaaccgGTAACATATCATTTACTGGTACTAAGTACAAACTTCGAGCAACTGCTCAACTGAATCTGCATGGACTAAGTCCAGCAGCCACACTGGGAAGTCCCGCTTCCATTCAGCTATATCAATCAGCCTAACAGCAAATTTTGCAACCTAGTGACTAACAGAGTTGTTTCTCCTCCTGGTGAAGGAAAAACAACATTCGTAAAATTCCTTTAGTATGAAAAAATTAGGATTGAGCCTTATGTTTGACTGAGTCAATTAAAGTTGGGTATAAATATTATGGTCGAATTAAATGTGATTTGAGTTTGGATTTTATTAAACTCTGCCTAATTGGATTGTGGCCCAAGTGATTGTGtatttaagtatatatataacTTATAATAATATATGTAGTTTATAATTATGCATATTATGACTTAAAAAATTAATGGTTCATAgataatcatataaaaataCAGATGCATTAAACATatgttatatataattatgtataaAATTATGAGTTTGGGTTGAACTCAATTTAAGTCCGATacttgaataattttgtgagtTGAGAATGAGTCTTATAGTAATTAACCTGAACCAGAGCCCAAAACCTAAAAGTTTGAAAgcccaattttgttcttttttgagTGGAGGTTGGACATGCCAAAACCTAGTTCACTAGACCCGATTAAGAACCCTACTTATACACATATTATGTAAGGCTCACACTGGGATAGATCCGATCTTCAAAAATTCAATGGTCTAATTTGTGCCATACCAACTCATCAAATGGTGTGATATAATTTGGGTCATTGAGTTTTTGAAAATCGGATTTATCCAAGTTTTGGACATTACATAATTGTGGCAAATAACCATTAGTGTGGTGTGAGTTTGATCACAAATTTTTTATTCGTACATCTTtctcttgaaaaagaaaattgagctTTATTGAACTTGGATTAAATTTGGGATCATAATGGTTCATGGcttttaaaatattttcatcttacttacccaaaaaaataaaaaaccttttcatcttcttcaatGCCAAAACAATTCAAAGTACTTAAGtccaaaaaagaattttttataATTGGTAGCGTAACCATTCCTAATTAATGTAAAAGAAAAAGTGTATCAAACATAggcaataaattaaaatttttgtgaCGTGTCACATAAGTTACTTTAGAAGCAATTAAACTTTTGTCAAATCTCTTATTTAGACATTCAATTTGtaactgtgaggacccgtaaattttccttatttttatattattttatttttattttctcgtatgcattttcttcattataccttattatattgatttttccagacattttataagtgaatagagtttttaaaacatttttctgatataagttagttcatattaAGTTGGAGTgtatagtggacgtgggacccgctagtgcgttaagtgagagaaattcggccaattaggttaagttttgtatacagggattaatttactaggtgttaaaagataattagaggttacttagttggattaatcttggagagacaaaaggatatgtTTTAACTCAAAAGGTGCAAGGTGTCGCGACATGGTTGGTTCTTGGATTTTGACCATTATTcactaactttactaaaatccaaaattggtcaacaatcatcttcattctttgagcatcttggccgagcttcacaagaaaaaaaagaaagaaagccttCACTTATTCCTTCCATTCCTTGCTTTGATCTTgtaaaccaaccgttaaaactttgagttgctccataaaaacctttctcttggtaggattaaggagagtggtggagtggtttgaGAAGAAAAGGTGTTAAGTTGCAATCTTTCTTGAGTTGTAAGGTGAGTTACTAAGAACTTCTTCCTTTGTCCttaataatgttaaattagtggctttagtggctaaatatgttgCTTTGTGTATGTTTTATGGTTAAAGGtagagttttgatggatttttgatttgttagtaatttttctgttttatatatagtaattattgtttagtcaaggattgatggtttgttatagtgtaaaatggagttgttatatgttggatatgattggttgtggaaaatttctggtttggtgtgaaaattccagattaacTAACCcttgttctgcccggttctgttCTGCTAGGTTAGAgcccgaattaggcttagcacaaaacatgaaagttgtagaaaatgatgttttatagctgcctgtaaaatttcagctcgagaGGAGTACCgtagcatatgaaatgaccaaaatacccttgactgcccataagccctattttcgcggacagttttctattttcgtggggatttcaattttgactctgaaaatgcatgatttagctttggaggtcttcataagaaatgtaggtatatgtcttggtttcgaaacgccataagatacacctcaatcgaattgcactgtatgttaatttgttcaagactccaatgTAAATGTATGTAGTTTCCGATTGTGTAGTTTTCTTTGGATCCTATCGTGCGTACTatgttgggtttgtgtgaatcgactccgtagtcccggcgagagttgggcaggcggtacgccgaaccctttggttcgccttagggtgaggtggagctgtcacagtAACTTCTTCAGGtatgtatattaataaattCGTTTATGCCAATTCATAGATTCAATTACTTTTATCAATTCAATAACAACCCAAATAGTGTTGAAAGATGAACAAAATTATTTGATACTCGAATCGAATTTGGCTTAGTAAGAGCTCGTTCAACTTTGGTTCGTCATATAGTCAAACTAAGATTAAACAGCGTTTTATATTCGAAAACActcaaatttgataaaaaccTCGCTCAAAATCGGTTTAGCAAATAAAAAAGTCAACCTagaacaaaatttcaaacttgttaaaataattaaataaaattgaacATTAGGGTGTTTGACATGATTAGACTTATTTACATCCCTAAACCCAAGTGTATTAATACTTCTTTATCCTCAGCTTTGACACAAACATCACACTTCATTAAGTAAAATTTTTAGAGCAATATGCAATGCTTACAGTTTAGATGGACAAAAGGGctatgttttgaaactcggaccggacaatGACTCGGtcgaggtcaggggtcaggggtcaatgggttcgaccggggtcGAACCCATCTAAGAACCGGGTGACGTCatcatgatgtcataaatatgtttaattttaaaaattaatatgctatgtaaaatttctaaaaatgtaATAATCTTGAGAAAGGTATGTTCATGTATATTTGGTGGTTCTAAGATATtttacaagaaaatacaaataaagtAATATagtcaagtagcaatctatAACATTTAATCATATTCAACAAGTTTAGAAGTTAGAACTAAATTAGAGGGcttatttgaaaaataatacTAGAATTTAGGGCAGAAGCTACAAATTATAAAGATTTTTAGGCATGTTTACAGTTTTCTATCACTCTAGGGGTCAAACCATAAAATTGACAAAACTTTGAAACCCCAAAGCTGATTTCCCTAGATCTTTCCGTTCTTTTTTCTCTCAAAGTCTCGTAGGCCGTCATCGTCCTCTCCATCCCATCCTTTCTTCTCCAGAGTCCAGACGCATTCCtccttctgtttcttttttttttttttttttttcttttgtccctTTTTCACTTCTATATCTTTGCATTTCTTTTCTATTTACCACATGAAAATCATCAACactattttttttgttgggcGAGAATCATCAACTCACATTAAGTTTCTTCTGTCAAATGCTGAAGCTGGGTCTGCCAAAGGAAAACGTGGCTCAACTATAAATGATTTCTAGACACAGTCTGGAAAATCAtcaatttctcttctttttttttctcagtTCTCTTAATTTTAACTTTAGATCTTTCAATATTTGTGTTAGAATAGCCATACGTGACTATACCACTGCTGTTGCCGTCGAATCTGCACTCAAGGATCGATATTCATGCTGAAAATTTTGGGAGAAACATAGCAGAAATTGGATGTTAGAAAAAAATATCTGGTAAGAATAGCAGAAATTGGATGCTCAAAAAGAACCGGGTTTTCCCGGTTGTTCCAAGTTTCCGGTCAAACCCGGATTTTGACCGGTTTTGACCGAGTCTTTGTCACCCGAGTTTTTGaacaaactcggaccggacatgtctccggttcccggttcaaccggtcgaaccgcccggtccggtccgagtttaaaaacatggcAAAAGGGCACCGGTTTTTCTAAATGGTTATATAATAGTTGAAGGAAAATAGTAATGACAAGTTCCCACAATAAGTTTGGTTTGAGTATTCTACATGTAGATCACTCTCGGTAAAGGGCCGTACGAGGATGATACAATTATACGCATCATATTATATGAATTATTATTTCTTAAAAGCCCGATAAGAAGTTCAGTTTTAAAATATGAGGTTAGcaaaattatgaataaaaacTCGTATGCAATCATACAAACATATTTGAAAATTACGGAACCAAAAATGCTAGCTTAGTTAATAAGAATTTTAGATATTATGCTTTGTTAATTTTACTTTTTACTCATTTTGTTATGGAGGAGATATTAAATTAGTtataattttatcaaattgtTCAAATTATATGCATACATATTGAAAAGAGTACcatataattctttttttttttttttgcataccTCATAAAACATATATTTAccaaaagaattttaaaacttggtcatgaatttttttttgaagtataATATTAAAAGAGTTTATTACCTGTTTTATACTTTTCCttgaaatataaaaataatttcagAGTATTTGGGAAATGTATGtaaaacatgaattttttttaaattacattCGTAGACGTGTACTAAGATAGCTGTAATTCAAGTATCTGATATATATTGCCTTGTGTACCGATTTTGCACCTTGTAATAACCAAAATGACATATAAGTACTTTATTTTCATGGCAACTAATCTTGAGATTAGCTTTACAAAATTTCGTGGGTTGATTATAAGATATAATCAAAGATTTCACAATATAGAATCAACATATAATAAAACATTATTAACTTTTTCCTTTATGTTAGATTTACTATTTAAcaaaatttaagaaattaattAATAGTTCttgttttataactaaaatggATAATTATATTAAGTTTAAGGACAGAGAGTAATTTGGTCACTCTCTATTTATTTCCtgaaatataagagaaaatTGGTCATATTTAAGTTCTTTTTTCTAGTAGGAGAGGAGTAGGATTTAAGAAGCAATTAATTAATAGTTCTTGTTTTATAACTAAAGAGCATAATTATATTAAGTTTAAGGACAGAGAATAATTTGGTCGCTCTCTATTTATTTCCTGAAATACAAGAGAAAATTGGTCatatttaagtttttttttctagtaGGAGAGGAGTAGGATTTAAGAAGCAAGAAGGGGCAAGTGGTTTAGAATCTAGGAATCTCTAATTCTTGTGTCCATATTTAAGTTAGTTAACCATATTGTATAGTCTCTACGAATATTTAAGCTTTTGCCTTGAGGTTTTGATATTGGTATTTTAAGGCTTGACCAAACAGCTaggaatttaagaaaaaaagattAGGGACAAGCCAAaaagtaaaataagataaagaAAGAATTTTTCTCAAGGGTTCAGAATAGGCATTGATCAGTATTCATATGTTTACCCAATTTATTAGTTAAAGAGGCACATTCATATATTTTAACCTGTTGTATTTCGATAGTTATCCTTTTATattatctttcaattaaaccaaaaaattagAGAAATAACTTTCCAGTCATTTCTACGGTTGATAAAAAGATGCAAGGATatgataaatttatttttcagtTTGCAGGGTTATTCAAATCTATCTGCATAAAATCTTTAGACAGTGTCCATGAAAtgcctcaaaaatataaatgtATGAAATATAAATAATGCTAATAGTAGCACCTAATATCTTATAGTTAATTGGAAAGATTTTGATACGTGCATACATGATAAGTTAATAGAAAAAAAAGGTATGCTGTGATTTCGAAGAAAATAATCTTAGGGGATAATTGAGAGATAATAATATTCAACTGGCATATACCTGCAATCTCTGTGttacattttattttttgtttgtttcttaCTCTGGTGGATTTTGGTTTCAAATTTGTTCGGTAAAATCTATATCGAACCCTAAATTATCGATGTACTCCTTCTCTAGTTCgtgaattttaattttagacactttatttttaaaatgtgaaatttatcCTACTAATAAGATAATAGGTAAGTGAGGGTCAAAGTTTAAGGATTAAAGTGAAATAAATTTCATACTTTAAGAGCTAAAGTgtccaaaatttaaatttaaagacAAAAATCAATAGCTTTCATATTATATGgggtaaaatatcaaaaattgaaatttaagaaCTAAAATAGGAATTCATCTATGTTTTAAGGGGTTCAAAGTGAAATTTAGTGAAACTTGTTGCAATCGTTTGTTCGTTACCAAATCCACTAATTTGTTGAAGGGCCATTTATCTCCAATGTTTTGAAGGAGCAAAACTATAATATAGCACAAAATCAACAGATTTAATATACTCATATGTGCGAAAAATGAGAGGTTCTTAAAT
This window encodes:
- the LOC113702449 gene encoding serine/threonine-protein kinase SAPK7-like isoform X1, with product MEKYEVMKDLGAGNFGVARLMRHKETKELVAMKYIERGRKIDENVAREIINHRSLRHPNIIRFKEVILTPTHLGIVMEYAAGGELFDRICTAGRFSEDEARYFFQQLISGVCYCHAMQICHRDLKLENTLLDSSPAPRLKICDFGYSKSSVLHSRPKSTVGTPAYIAPEVLSRREYDGKLADVWSCGVTLYVMLVGAYPFEDPDDPKNFRKTISRIVAVQYKIPDYVHISQDCKHLLSSIFTPNPLRRITIKEIKSHPWFLKNLPRELTESAQATYYQKDNPSFSLQSIDEIMKIVGEARNPPPSSKPVEGFGWGTEEDDIVVGEEEEEEDEYEKQVREVHESGEFHIN